TGAAACCGCAAGCGATCGTACAAGGGGTACTCAAATTGCAAGACAGCAAAGCCCAAAATCATACTGCCGAGAACGTCTGAAGGATAGTGAACCCCGACATAAATACGGGAGCCCACAATGGTCACAATTCCCAGAATCAGAAGCCCCTGAAGACAATAGCGGGCCGCTTTGTTTTTTATATGCTGGCCAACAATGATGATCAAGCTTCCCAAAACAAGGGTAGACGCCAGTGAATGACCACTTGGAAAAGAAAAGCCTTTTTCCTCTACTAGATGAAGAATACTTGGTCTCGGTCTCTGGTAGATATTCTTTAGAAGAAGAACCAAAAGACCAGTCAATACCAGATTGCTCCCCAGAAAGAGGGCTTCGCTGTACCATTTCTTACAGGCAAAGACAGCTAGCAAAAGACCCACCCAGATGACAATGATCTTGGTATCCATGACATGGGTTACCTTGGTAAAGAAGGCTGTCAGTGGTGCAGGCAGATCGCCTCGAATAGTAGATTGAAGCGCGCTGTCAAAGCCCGTTAATTGTTGCGGGTAGAAACGAATCACATACCCGAGAATGACAAAAATGAGAAGGGCGAAGCTTGCCTTCGCCCAATGTTGTTGTTTATTTTTCATATTTTTTCAAAATCGGTTGCAAAAGAGTGTAGATCAATCCAAATGCGATGGCCCAAATCACTCCTTCGATCAGGTTAAACGGTGCAACCATTGCGGCTAAATAGTGGACAAGCCCTAGTGTTTTCGAAATATCATAGTTCATAAAGCGAGCATACAAAGGGATTGCATAGACATAGTTCACCAATACCATCGTGATACTCAAGCTGATCGTTCCAATAATCGTAGCTAGGACAAATCGGCCATGGGTCCGTTCCTTGTTCCAAATCCATGCAAAAGCAAGAACAAAAACAAGAACTCCAATGATATTGATTGGTAGTCCGATCAAGGTTTCAAGCCCCTTATTATTAAGAGCTAATTTAAGAACAGATCGGATCAAGGTCACCCAAACAGCACTTTTAAAATCCAACAAGACCAAAGCCAACAAAATGGCGATGATACTCAAATCAATTTTGAAGAAATCTATCAAGAAAGAAAATTGATAGAACATCAAAATAAAAGATAATGCGGATAAAACAGCCACTAGGGTCAGTTTACGTGTATTTGTCATAACAGGTTCCTCCAATTTTTTAAAAATTAGAGAAGCTGGAAAGACGTCTACTCCATCATTCTACTCTAAACTATTTAAACAAAGCTTAAACTAGAAACTATTCTAGTTACTTTAGCTGGTCTCCATCGAAACATGCCGTTAGTCAGTCTTAGACTCCAAGGTACTATTCCCATGCATCAACTCTAAACAGATCAGAATAGCTGTCAGTCTATTCGTCTCTCGTCTTCTCCCATCCAGACTATACTGTCGGTTGTGGAGTCACACCACATCA
Above is a window of Streptococcus sp. LPB0220 DNA encoding:
- a CDS encoding phosphatase PAP2 family protein → MKNKQQHWAKASFALLIFVILGYVIRFYPQQLTGFDSALQSTIRGDLPAPLTAFFTKVTHVMDTKIIVIWVGLLLAVFACKKWYSEALFLGSNLVLTGLLVLLLKNIYQRPRPSILHLVEEKGFSFPSGHSLASTLVLGSLIIIVGQHIKNKAARYCLQGLLILGIVTIVGSRIYVGVHYPSDVLGSMILGFAVLQFEYPLYDRLRFQWRFTGKQK
- a CDS encoding ECF transporter S component, translated to MTNTRKLTLVAVLSALSFILMFYQFSFLIDFFKIDLSIIAILLALVLLDFKSAVWVTLIRSVLKLALNNKGLETLIGLPINIIGVLVFVLAFAWIWNKERTHGRFVLATIIGTISLSITMVLVNYVYAIPLYARFMNYDISKTLGLVHYLAAMVAPFNLIEGVIWAIAFGLIYTLLQPILKKYEK